Proteins co-encoded in one Daphnia carinata strain CSIRO-1 chromosome 3, CSIRO_AGI_Dcar_HiC_V3, whole genome shotgun sequence genomic window:
- the LOC130692918 gene encoding LOW QUALITY PROTEIN: 5'-AMP-activated protein kinase subunit beta-1-like (The sequence of the model RefSeq protein was modified relative to this genomic sequence to represent the inferred CDS: substituted 1 base at 1 genomic stop codon) encodes MGQANSSRERHKSGEIQPCSPGKDGQAFVFDKKPNKLLYQTSGEDEDYLNSQSMXLGFEISGTPGSIDYNHSALNPSHEDNFGIEESSPKVLPTVFKWDGGGKQVYITGTFSNWKTIPMVKSHGDFVTIVDLPEGEHQYKFLVDGEWMHDPTEPVTDNGIGSKNNIISVKKSDFEVFDALDIDSSTVSGSQGSEDYGQEVPIPRPQEKFTPPILPPHLLQVILNKDTPLSCEPTLLPEPNHVMLCHLYALSIKDGVMVLSATHRYRKKYVTTLLYKPI; translated from the exons ATGGGACAAGCAAATAGTTCACGAGAACGTCATAAATCTGGAGAAATTCAACCTTGTTCTCCAGGTAAAGATGGACaagcatttgtttttgatAAGAAGCCAAACAAACTTCTGTATCAGACCTCTGGAGAAGATGAAGATTATCTTAACAGCCAAAGTATGTAACTG GGTTTTGAAATATCTGGCACACCAGGAAGTATAGATTACAATCATTCAGCACTAAATCCTTCCCATGAAGATAATTTTGGGATTGAAGAAAGCTCTCCTAAAGTTCTTCCGACTGTTTTCAAGTGGGATGGTGGTGGTAAACAAGTTTATATTACTGGTACCTTTTCAAACTGGAAAACAATCCCTATGGTTAAGAG CCATGGAGATTTTGTGACAATTGTTGATCTACCTGAAGGAGAACACCAATACAAGTTTCTGGTTGATGGGGAGTGGATGCATGATCCAACTGAG CCTGTTACAGATAATGGAATCGGATCGAAAAACAAT ATTATTTCAGTAAAGAAATCGGATTTTGAAGTTTTCGATGCTTTGGATATAGACAGCAGTACTGTTTCAGGGTCTCAAGGTTCAG AAGACTATGGTCAAGAAGTGCCGATACCTCGAccacaagaaaaatttacgCCTCCAATTCTACCGCCTCATTTG CTTCAAGTTATCCTCAATAAAGATACCCCATTATCG TGCGAGCCTACCTTGCTACCGGAACCCAATCATGTTATGCTTTGTCATTTATACGCATTATCAATTAAAGATGGAGTGATGGTTCTTAGCGCGACTCATCGTTACCGAAAGAAATACGTAACCACGCTTCTTTATAAGCCCATTTAA
- the LOC130692902 gene encoding cytochrome c1-like yields the protein MGLRQSKRSVDISGSPKKEAPAAVVEKIPQSNDAPNQTIENTEEEVKTPINGEAKTTEPADLDKSIQEDVKDKSVTEAANDSKVEESPSSQKDEKKEKVKKKRSFRTFSFLRREKKTKEENNKNGDVAKEPKTENAEQVADVAPVAAAESTSVEEPVAVAAEVSSEETAAPVKDDSAAVEEEKQETTPDVAPAAEEVATPAAEEPKQEEAAAPVEEAVASEVETQPAQPEAEASDPAPASEEAPAEEVAVETNEQESAQPIIEAEPVQESEKKTEVASENSETVQASEE from the exons atgggtTTGAGACAGAGCAAGCGGTCGGTTGATATTTCCGGGTCACCTAAAAAGGAGGCACCTGCTGCCGTGGTTGAGAAAATTCCACAATCCAACGATGCCCCAAATCAGACAATAGAAAATACTGAAGAAGAGGTTAAGACTCCCATCAATGGCGAAGCCAAGACTACAGAGCCAGCTGATTTG GACAAGAGCATTCAAGAGGACGTCAAGGATAAAAGCGTGACGGAAGCAGCGAACGATAGCAAAGTCGAAGAATCTCCATCATCTCAAAAggacgagaaaaaagaaaaggtcaaGAAGAAGCGATCGTTCCGAACATTCAGCTTCTTAAGAcgagagaagaaaacgaaggaagaaaacaacaaaaatggagaTGTTGCTAAAGAG CCTAAAACCGAAAATGCTGAACAAGTTGCCGATGTTGCACCCGTCGCCGCTGCCGAATCGACTTCCGTGGAAGAACCCGTTGCAGTCGCAGCTGAAGTTAGCTCCGAGGAAACGGCCGCTCCCGTCAAG GATGACTCTGCAGCCgtagaagaagagaaacaggaAACCACACCTGATGTTGCCCCGGCTGCCGAGGAAGTCGCAACGCCAGCTGCTGAAGAGCCCAAACAGGAGGAAGCGGCAGCTCCAGTCGAAGAAGCTGTGGCATCTGAAGTTGAAACTCAACCCGCTCAACCA GAGGCAGAAGCTAGTGATCCAGCACCGGCTTCTGAAGAGGCTCCTGCTGAGGAAGTTGCCGTTGAAACAAATGAACAGGAATCTGCTCAGCCCATTATTGAAGCCGAGCCCGTCCAG GAAAGCGAAAAGAAGACAGAAGTAGCTTCCGAAAACTCCGAAACGGTGCAAGCTAGCGAAGAATGA
- the LOC130692900 gene encoding uncharacterized protein LOC130692900, with protein sequence MHVALAPQMSKEEREAAINQKIEEMRRKNASITQRYQEIENDKKNAENFSLEATQRTKTRVTPANEEKNSSTATETSQKETNANARAAKESRRIKPVTLPSVPVTTDFRPQRLSENDLPPPDPVFSYLTDRLREGAFCSPISPAARRKHSTSSQGSEMSIGSSNNSRRTSTTSNSSWTSDTSSKYCGFANYQPPRKYSACRDYVRNRRMSEQMISSETRENDIWPNQGNNQRNCYKDAKKPSENNTTRNRQPEKPATVASDANESETSITSPVTRRSGRPALRRESSVPSSRSENITNWRDRRISYNSTEELGFTSLEEGVARLTVANEDMNNNSDMINHNLPMPEAAFD encoded by the exons ATGCACGTTGCATTAGCACCACAG ATGTCGAAAGAGGAGCGCGAAGCGGCCATCAATcagaaaatagaagaaatgcGCCGGAAAAACGCTTCTATAACACAACGGTATCAG GAAATCGAGAATGATAAGAAGAACGCTGAGAATTTCAGCTTAGAAGCCACGCAACGTACAAAGACACGTGTTACTCCAgcgaacgaagaaaaaaatagcagtACGGCTACCGAAACAAGccaaaaggaaacaaatgcaaatgcTCGTGCGGCTAAAGAATCACGCAGAATTAAGCCAGTCACACTCCCTAGCGTGCCTGTAACAACTGACTTTCGTCCACAACGGCTATCAGAG AATGATTTGCCTCCACCCGATCCAGTGTTTTCCTATTTAACTGATCGGCTACGTGAGGGAGCCTTTTGTTCGCCTATTAGTCCAGCAGCGCGTCGCAAGCACAGCACATCATCTCAGGGTAGCGAAATGAGTATTGGCAGTAGCAACAATTCTAGGAGGACTTCAACGACATCCAACTCATCATGGACAAGTGATACGTCGTCAAAGTACTGCGGTTTCGCAAATTACCAGCCACCCAGAAAATATTCGGCA TGCCGCGATTATGTGCGCAACCGACGTATGAGCGAGCAAATGATTTCGTCTGAAACCAGAGAGAATGACATTTGGCCTAACCAAGGCAACAATCAACGTAATTGTTACAAAGATGCCAAAAAACCGTCTGAAAACAACACGACGCGTAACCGCCAACCCGAAAAACCAGCAAC ggTGGCATCTGATGCAAACGAATCGGAAACTTCAATTACCTCACCGGTCACGCGAA GATCTGGACGGCCGGCGTTGAGGAGAGAGTCATCCGTACCAAGTTCGCGGTCTGAAAATATAACAAACTGGCGTGATCGACGGATCTCTTACAATAGCACCGAGGAACTag GTTTCACCTCGCTTGAAGAAGGTGTAGCACGTCTCACGGTGGCTAACGAAGACatgaacaacaacagcgacatGATCAATCATAATTTACCGATGCCAGAGGCAGCGTTCGATTAG
- the LOC130692893 gene encoding UTP--glucose-1-phosphate uridylyltransferase-like: MSSLHLEKKAMYGHQRQGSDSAAFKELTKRDAQVQLAVELEKLIRTCSEATHERIEREFAGFRRLFVRFLLDPTSSVQWEKIEKLPDGSVGDYETLPTPPLTQIRGMLDKLVVIKLNGGLGTSMGCQGPKSVISVRNDLTFLDLTVQQIESLNKTYNANVPLVLMNSFNTDEETQLVIQKYTKFEIQIHTFNQSNYPRINKESLMPIARSCNTSADMEAWYPPGHGDFYESFYNSGLLEEFIKQGREYCFISNIDNLGATVDLNILNMLLNPGENSSKPKEFLMEVTDKTRADVKGGTLIQYENKLRLLEIAQVPKEKVEDFKSVKTFKFFNTNNLWVKLPSIKRIIENGTLDMEVIVNPKTLDNGMNVIQLETAVGAAMKCFEGSIGLNVPRSRFLPVKKTSDLLLVMSNLYNLKNGSLSMSALRSFPSTPLIKLGENHFAKVREFLKRFATIPDLLELDHLTVSGDVTFGRHVSLKGTVIIIANHGDRIDIPSGAILENKIVSGNLRILDH, translated from the exons atgtcgTCGTTGCACTTAGAAAAAAAGGCG atGTACGGACATCAAAGACAAGGATCCGATTCTGCAGCATTTAAGGAACTAACAAAGAGAGATGCTCAAGTTCAGTTAGCAGTTGAACTTGAAAAACTTATTCGAACATGTTCAGAAGCAACCCATGAA AGAATCGAAAGAGAATTTGCTGGATTCCGTCGTTTATTTGTTAGATTTCTCTTGGATCCAACTTCATCTGTTCAGtgggaaaaaattgaaaaacttcCTGATGGATCA GTGGGTGACTATGAAACGCTACCAACTCCTCCACTCACTCAAATACGAGGAATGTTGGATAAACTTGTTGTAATTAAGCTCAATGGTGGACTTGGAACATCAATGGGCTGTCAAGGTCCTAAATCAGTTATTTCTGTGCGGAATGATCTTACATTCCTTGATTTGACTGTCCAACAAATTGAG AGTTTGAACAAGACATATAATGCAAATGTTCCATTGGTCTTGATGAACTCGTTCAACACAGATGAGGAAACTCAACTCGTCATTCAGAAATACACAAAATTTGAA ATCCAAATCCATACTTTTAATCAAAGTAATTATCCGCGAATCAACAAGGAATCTCTAATGCCCATAGCAAGATCTTGTAACACTTCAGCAGACATGGAAGCTTGGTATCCGCCTG GTCACGGTGATTTTTACGAATCATTTTACAATTCTGGTCTTTTGGAAGAGTTTATCAAACAG GGACGAGAATACTGCTTCATCTCGAATATCGACAACTTGGGCGCAACTGTAGATTTAAACATTCTCAACATGTTGTTAAACCCAGGGGAAAATTCCAGCAAGCCCAAGGAATTCCTGATGGAGGTTACCGATAAAACACGAGCTGACGTGAAG GGTGGTACCTTGATTCAGTACGAAAATAAGCTACGCTTGTTGGAAATCGCTCAAGTCCCTAAAGAGAAAGTGGAAGATTTCAAGTCAGTCAAGACATTTAAGTTCTTCAATACTAACAATTTGTGGGTGAAATTGCCTTCTATCAAACGAATTATCGAGAATGGCACATTAGATATGGAAGTTATAGTCAATCCCAAAACGTTAGATAACGGAATGAACGTTATCCAACTAGAAACTGCTGTTGGTGCTGCCATGAAGTGTTTTGAGGGATCGATAG GGTTGAATGTACCTCGTAGCCGTTTCTTGCCTGTGAAAAAGACTTCCGATTTGCTTTTAGTAATGAGCAACCTGTACAATTTGAAGAATGGAAGCCTTTCGATGAGCGCGCTAAGGAGTTTTCCATCAACACCGCTCATCAAGTTGGGAGAAAACCATTTTGCCAAG GTCCGTGAATTTCTGAAGCGGTTTGCCACAATTCCTGATTTACTAGAATTGGATCACTTAACTGTTTCGGGTGATGTTACTTTCGGACGCCATGTCTCTCTGAAG GGGACGGTTATTATCATTGCTAATCACGGAGACCGTATCGATATTCCTTCAGGAGcaattttggaaaataaaattgtcTCGGGTAACTTGCGCATATTGGATCATTAA